One genomic segment of Capricornis sumatraensis isolate serow.1 chromosome X, serow.2, whole genome shotgun sequence includes these proteins:
- the LOC138071541 gene encoding melanoma-associated antigen B1-like, which produces MPRGQKSKRRAREKRRQARMETKDLGDAQAAASPAPTSGSAPPGPPTADAGQKPQGAEATSSPVAEASPPRSKARGRRQVKGHKNSSQASASAKTTPPDLLAKKAGVLMHFMLEKFKMKQPIRKIDMLKLVRKMFKAQFPEILKKATDRIELVFGLELKEVKPNGYSYTLVSKEGLAKDGVLGSTLEVPKNGLLMPLLGVIFLNGNCASEAEIWEFLNVLGIYDGKTHIIFGEPRKFITEELVQEKYLVYRQVPDSNPLSYEFVWGPRAHAETSKMEVLEFVAKINSTDPSAFPFHYEEALRDEEERAKARSAGKAHAAAKATAHSKVPPSDPSSPQ; this is translated from the coding sequence ATGCCTCGGGGGCAGAAGAGCAAGCGCCGTGCGCGTGAGAAACGCCGCCAGGCACGCATGGAGACCAAGGATCTCGGGGATGCTCAGGCTGCTGCCTCCCCCGCCCCTACTTCTGGGAGTGCGCCCCCGGGCCCCCCCACTGCTGATGCAGGCCAGAAGCCTCAGGGAGCTGAAGCCACTAGCTCTCCTGTTGCAGAGGCTTCACCCCCAAGATCTAAAGCACGTGGCAGGCGCCAAGTTAAGGGACATAAAAATTCTTCCCAGGCCTCAGCCTCTGCTAAGACCACTCCTCCAGATCTTCTGGCCAAGAAGGCAGGAGTGTTGATGCACTTCATGCTAGAGAAGTTTAAGATGAAACAGCCCATTAGGAAGATAGATATGCTAAAGCTTGTCCGCAAAATGTTCAAGGCACAGTTCCCTGAAATCCTCAAGAAAGCCACTGATCGCATAGAGCTGGTGTTTGGCCTTGAATTGAAGGAAGTCAAGCCGAATGGTTACTCCTATACCCTGGTCAGCAAGGAGGGCCTTGCCAAAGATGGGGTGCTGGGCAGTACCTTGGAGGTGCCGAAGAATGGGCTTCTGATGCCTCTGCTGGGTGTGATCTTCCTGAATGGCAATTGCGCCTCTGAGGCAGAGATCTGGGAGTTCCTGAATGTTCTGGGCATCTATGATGGAAAGACGCACAtaatctttggggagcccaggaagTTCATCACTGAAGAGTTGGTGCAGGAGAAGTACCTGGTGTATCGTCAGGTTCCTGACAGCAATCCCCTGAGCTATGAGTTTGTGTGGGGCCCAAGAGCCCACGCTGAAACCAGCAAGATGGAGGTGCTGGAGTTTGTGGCCAAGATCAATAGTACCGACCCCAGTGCTTTCCCATTCCATTATGAGGAGGCTTTgagagatgaagaagagagagccAAAGCCAGATCTGCAGGCAAGGCTCATGCTGCTGCCAAGGCCACTGCCCACTCCAAGGTCCCACCCAGCGATCCATCCAGCCCCCAGTGA